The genomic stretch GGTAACCGTATTCTCGGCGGGCATCGCCGTGAACGCGAAGGACCCTGCGGGGGCGCGCCAGTTGATTCAATATCTGGCCTCGCCGGCGGTTCATCCGGCCATCGTTAAGTACGGGCTGGAACCAACAACCTCGAAGTAGGCTTTTGTGCTGGCCGCGAGTGGTGTACACTCTTTCCAAGAGCGAGGCTGACTCAGTGGCCGCACCGTAGCATAGGGCGTTCCGATCCTCGCGGGAGGTGTCCGATGACCGAGCAGGAGCAGATCGAAAAAACGGTGGAAGCAGTGCTGGATTCGAGAGACTTGGATTGGGAGCTGGCCTTGGTTTAGTTGAACACTGCCACCCATTCCTGGAATATCGAACTCGAGGTGCCGGATGGGCCGGAGGTTTTGATCATCATCCCGAAGAACCCAGCGAACGGGATGAAGCACGCTATCGAAGCGCAGGTGGATGAGGAGATATTGCGCGTCAAGGCACATCACCACTAGGGCGCACCATCACTAATTCGCCGCACATCGCAACGAGTGGCGATCGCTCAAACCACCTTGGTTTCCGCGCCGGTACGTGCTTGTTGTAGTAGGAACTTCAAATAGAGTGGTGAATTCTTCAATGGCAATACATCCGGATTTGCTTGAAATATTGGTCTGTCCCGTGGACAAGGCCGCGTTGCATCTGAAGGCCGATGGTTCGGGGCTGAAGTGCGAGAAGTGCCGCCGCGTCTATCCGGTGAAGGACGACATCCCGGTGATGCTGGTGGACGAAGCCACGATGGAAGAGTCCTAGCTACCTATTTGTGGGTGTTGCAACCTGGTGAGCATATCCGCTAAACACGTGAGTCACGATCCTGTCTCCGGCGGCAGACCTCCGAAAAACTTAGTTCCTTTGGACATTCCCATCAGACGATCCGCCGCGGGTCATGGTCTCGACGGGCTGCCGCAGTCCGCCCGCGTGCTGGTGATCCGTCTGCGCTCAATGGGCGACACGGTCCTGTTGACGCCTGCTCTGCGCTTGTTGCATGACTGGCGACCGGACTTGCGTGTCTCGGTGTTGCTCGATCGGCCCTGGGATGATCTGCTGGCGGACAATCCGGTGATTGACAGCGTGCTCACCACCGGCGGCAAGCTGGAAACTTTGTGGCGGGTGCGG from Acidobacteriota bacterium encodes the following:
- a CDS encoding Trm112 family protein, translating into MAIHPDLLEILVCPVDKAALHLKADGSGLKCEKCRRVYPVKDDIPVMLVDEATMEES